The following is a genomic window from Hippoglossus stenolepis isolate QCI-W04-F060 chromosome 14, HSTE1.2, whole genome shotgun sequence.
GCCTgctcagagaggaagaaagaaacacGACAGAAATGTTGTCAtatttgaaaacagcttttagTGCGGGGCAGGAATCCTGTCTTACCTTTTTCACACATAAATCCACAGGTCTGAAGTCTAGATGGGATTAAGTCTTAACTTTCCCCTGCTGGTTTTTGTATTAGCAGCTAATTacagaacagcacaaacaaacagagagaaaatcagaatcagaatcagaatcagaattctttttattgccaagtatatttacatatacaggaaattgccttggtgtggttggtgcctttggacataacaacaaatcgtacataaaacaacaatatatacagaaaaaacaataggcacgtgcggtgctaaaTATAGAACACATTCCCTTTTCTTTGATCAGCATTTAAGACCGAAATGTATTTAGTAATCTTAAATGTCTTTATGTACATAGTGTACAAAATGACAGTGGATGCGTTTAAGTAAAGCTACATTGatttcagagagagacagacaaaaaatATGTTCCCAGACAGGCTGAGCTTGACCTCGACTTAACTCTGCGTCTTGTTAGGGGCACACAGACGCTTCACAAACCATAATGGACTCACTTCTTTGGGAACTTAACTTgggatttattttaatgtctctTTGTCAAGCACACAATATACTATGCTGTaagtgttttgttgtgagtCATTGTTCTGTGGCTAACCGACTTATTAAGATGAGCAAATGCACAACTTCTGCCATCTTTAAAAGATCCACATACAGCCTTTATATCTAATAGTTTTAAAGAACCATCAATAATGAGGTATTTTAGATGTCTGATCCAATATTTTTGGtctgtaagaaaataaaatcatccTGCTTTTCCAGGAtgacaaggagaagaagaggatggaactcctggagaggaaaaaagaaaaccagcgCCTTCTGGATGAAGAGTTCGCCACGATTAAAGGCAAATCAAATGAGGTTGCAGGTGTAGGAAAAGTGACCCGGGCCCAGATCGAGGAGACGCTTCagaatgagcagcagcagcaagaggaGCTCCAACCGAAAGGTAAAGATCGGGTTGTCAAGATGAGTCAGGATCTGAGAAAATCAGAAAGCAGTGGCTGAAACCCTAAAGTGGGTTTTGTTTAACCATGACACCAcctttttcatgtttcaaatGATTGTTTCCTACAGAAAAGAGCCACCTGGAGACTCCACTGGAGGAGAACGTGAACATAATTATCCCTGAAAAAGGAGCAGTGGAAGCCAGATCAATAGAAGATGCCATCGCTGTGCTGAGGTACATTTACAGTTTGCTCTGTGTGACACCCTGTTGTCCTAGTAATCTCTGCGATGCTGATTTTAATTGAcagcaaatgtgacttgtgaatgttAACAATTCATTGTTATTCATTCTGTCTTCTTCGTCCTCTAGCACGGGGCCTGAGGACCTGGACCGCCACCCGGAGCGGAGGATGAAAGCAGCATTTCTTGCCTATGAGGAGGAGAACATGCCTCTCCTAAAAAAGGAGAACCCCAACATGAGATTGTcgcagctgaagcagcagctgaagaaggaATGGATGAAGTCACCAGAGAACCCCTTGAACCAGCGCTTTTCCTCATACAACTCAAAGTGATATCACTCCTTCCATCATGACGCCATTTGAAAACTGTGCACTGTGGAGACTTTAATTggaaaaatcaaataatttcatCCTTAAATTAACGTGGCCACGACCTGCTCAGAAACAATATCTCCAGTACCAGAGGACACACCTCCAAGGAGAGGCTCACCCCTCCAGCCCATCAACGTCACAACTAATCATCATGTCCGTGCACGTGGCCTCTAATTTTGAATGTGCGCATCTAATAAATTTAATGacatctccttttttttttttttagcacttCTTTGAAAGTGGGGAATTCGATGTTTTGAGAGTAACTTATTAAAGTTGACCGCTCGACCATCAGTCATGTCTTGCGATCTTTCTTGTTTGGAGACACAGGCGAGTAGAAGATGATGGAGTTCAAACTTTGATTCATTCACGGAGAAAGTCGACAATACTCATCAGCCAACAACAAAGTAGGCTTCCTGGTCAATTTAAGACAGGACATTAACTGTTAGATCAATTAGAGATAAAACAATTTCTACTGTCAGGTCCATCCACCAGGTGACTGTTATGAAACTTGCTTGTGCTGTGAGTCCTGACTGTGGAGTTGGTGCAACGCTGTAGGTAAAGGCTGAAGTTATGTGTTGACACAAGTGTGTTTTACTCACAGCCTTGTACAATGCTGATATAATACTGCTGATGCTCCCCCTCCAGTATTTGAAGGCTCTCTACTCTGATGAGCCATGAGCACAATTTGACACTGAAGAGGAAATTATATGAGGAAGACATTGGAATGACATCGTGTCAGAGCCTCAGTGTGTCTGGTTTGGCgagtttatttgtacagcacattCCAATTGAATGTGCTTTACATAATATATAAAAGGCATCATGACAAagtgtaaaagcaacataagacaaaacagaaaaggaagCATTGAAAAAGTTACATAGAgcataacaaataaataaataaaatgagtgAAAACAACTGCAGTGTAAGAAATGggtaattatttgatttaataaaaggctgtggcaaacaggaagtcTCCAGCATGGACTAAAAAGAAGTTGCAGTGGAACATTGCGtctccatgtttagttttgaAAGTAGACCTGTTCCTGGCGACCTGAGGGGTCTGGATGGTTCATAACGTAGCAGGAGATCAGAAATATATTTGGGCTCTAAACCATTCAGTGCTTTATAAACCAACAGCAGGATTTTGAAGTCAATTCTTCAGGGAGTCAGTGTAAGGATCTCACAACTGGAGTGAAATGATCCACTCTTGGTGTTAGTGACGACTCCAGCAGCTTTATTTTGAATTAGCTGCAACTTTTTGATCgatattttttttcagagaCCTTCTAAAGACACAAATACTATGGTCAAGTCGGCAGAAGACGAATGCATGGACAAGTTTTTCCAAATCCTGCTGAGACATAAGTTCTTTTATCCTCGACATGTTCTTAAGGTGGTAAAAATGTGACTTTGCAATGGTGTTAATGTGGCTGTTAATGTTACGGCCTGCGTCCACGACTACACCAAGATTTCTAGCTTGGTTTGTAGTTTTTAACTTTACAGACTTATAATCGCTCTTCCTCGTCTCCAAAAACAAttacttcagttttatttttatttaactgtagAAAATTTAGTAGAAGCTGAACCTTGGCTAATTTGTAACCCATCTGCACcaacaagaaagaagaagaaaacaaggaaTGGCATGTGCTCTAAATGGATTTTTATTGGTAAAGTTATTGTGTCAATGAGACTTTAAAGGTTTTGACATTACTAAAATGACCAAGAtatatttcctcaaataaaaaacCTCCATCTTGTGCAGGAGGAAACTGGCCTCTCTTATCAACGGCTCCAGACTCTTTGGCCTCTCGCCAGCTATGTTAGTGTCCTCTCAAATTCTGGTGGGCTGGTGAAATTAAAATGggaacatttctgaaaacactTGTGATTGAACAATCAGAATTGTGCTGCCTTGTTATTAATCACAAATCTGTTTATAAAATGACCGATATTATCATGAGATGTCTCTGGTAGTTACACAACAATTCAACTTAAATCAAGCTTATCGTAACAAGATTTACTTATCTGGGACGTACTTcctgatatttttattttttattttattgtggcTAGTGGCTCTGTTGGTCACAAAGCATTTCTCCATCGCAGCAACATTCATATACTGAGCTGCTGAGGCAGCAAACTGCTTTGTAGGTTTGTCTGATGCCAGGTGGAGAGACGGCAAACACAATAACAGGGCTGCAGCCGCATGACTACAAGTACATAAACAAATAACTATTGACAGGTtttcaattattaaaaaatgcaaaaaaaaggaactggaaaataaaaacaaaacagaacatgaTTTTTGAGTcactatattattttattggaaAGTGGTGTATGTGGTGTATTTCATATTCAGAGGCATCAGatctgttttgtatttgtaggTTACAGGTCTACATAACCCAAAAACAATCTAAATTTAGAAAATCTGAGGGGAGTGTTGTTTAGCGTTATTATAaatttgctgctgctgatgtgtttgttaGATTTCGAGGACACGAGACAAGCCCTCTGCTCACTGGCTTGATTCATTTGGGGCAGATTTATAAATGGACACTTTTGTCCATCCAGGCTCTTGTGGCGGAGGAGATAAGAGACCCTGTGAAGACCTTTGAAATACGGAGCTTTAATGACAACTTCAACTGACCTTTTACTTTCCATTTTGCATTAAAGAAACCAGttccctttctctttccctAGCAACCAATCAGTCCACTCCCACTTTATAGGGATTTCTTTGAGCTCATGTACGTGTGATGTTGCGCCTGAACATCACACGTACTCCGGTCTGATGTTACAAggctttttttgtctttctgcaTCCTAACCTGTTGCCGCTCCTCTAGCCCTCCCACTCTCTGTCCATTTGCATGTCCACCCTTTACCAggccagctgctgctgcccttttctttcttcatgaTGAATTCTAATCATCACTTTCAAAGGAAAGCGTCTCCAAGGCTCCTTTATCAACTGCTCGTactgggaggagggaggcaaCTGTCCGACACCCACTCAGGCTGCTCCTCTCACCACTTCTGATCTGCAGACCGGGAGCACTTCCTATTTGTAACCTGCCTCTTTGAGTTTGGAGGAAGCAAGATATGGAAGAAGAAGGTAATGATCACCAGTGGGGATTTTGTTGAtgtattatttctatttatttttaggACAAATTCATGAGGGAAAAATATAagtttatataattttaattgCAGTTAAAGGGTTATAAATAGGGTAACCACCATTTTGATAGATTTGCTGTCTTAAGACAAACTATTACATTGGTCAacctgttgtctttgtgtatttatattttcttaggGCTCATTTTCTATGTGGATGGTGACAATTAACCAACATTTCGGGCAGAACTTTAAAAACCAAACATACAGTGTAGATCACATAGTGTTAGTCCTCATGGTCGTCACGTTAGGTTCATATTttttaggaaaataaaaaggataaacatatatattttttaaagtgacaATTTTGTATGATTTGTTAATATGGGTGTATCTGTGGatatatacaattttaaaatatctatatattctTCTtagaatatatgtatatgtaaaatataagcTATATTATATGAAATAGCATCATCGGTTAAAAattgtaatctttttttttttctcaaaagaAACAAGACACATAAAAGTAGAACACAGATTTACACCCTCCGTggttaaagattaaaaatgtaGCACATTGATACAGATTAATTCCAAATTaagtatttcctgtttttcctctgaataATGTGTGGAACTGATCTGTATAATTTTCAGAGGCTTTCTGATTTTCCATGCACAGTAGACTAACATATGAGCATTTGACAGAATTTTTCTCATTCAGAAACAGCTAAACACACAATCTGAGGCTCAGAAATCCATTGCTTTTATATCAGTGATGATTGTGCCATGATTAAATACTCAACTGTGTGAATTATTACTTCCATAATTAGATTTAATTAACCTTTTTCCAACAATGTTTCATGGTGAGCTAAAGCCATTAAGGAGGCCAAAGACAAAAATAGAGATAACACACTTTATTTCTaaaggaaaataacatttatctTTGGTTTCttctaaagacatttttttcatttttaaatgtcatcacagttaatgaataaaatatcaatTAATGTACAATATGTCATGTTATTAAAGTGTGACATCCTTATTTTAATAtatgattgatttttattattgtgtccTGCACATTATTTATCCAGCCTAAATCAGGCTTACAAGACACCATTAtgtagaaaaagaaatgatacataaaagaaagaaagatgtattttctttttccctttccagTGTCGTGAAACATGATCTGCTTGTGATCTTATTTCAGCTCTGCGCTGATGCCATGAGGTTGATTCTGGTTAAACCCACCAACGCAACGCGACGCCTCGACTCGACAGGTGAAGTCTTCCCCAACGGGGACCATGAGCATTGCACCTCGGGCGGTCTGCCCCCTCCGACAAGAACCCCTGAGCACGATCAGTACTCTGGAACCCCAGTCGAGGCATCTTCATCCCCACAGGAGACAAGTCTGTGCTGCGTAGCACCTTCACCCCATGAAAAATCAAATGGAATCAATCAAGTTTCAAACCAGATGTCGCCGCTGAAAACTCGGAACCTAACCTTATCCCAGCTGAGCGATCAGGAGTGGCTGCTGCTTTGTGGCCAGGTCAGCAGCGTAGGAGATGATTCGCCCtcggcagagagaggaggaaccagCGGGGGCCATCCAAACCACAACGACAGATGTGGATGTTCCTGTCCTGACGCACACCAGCATCCACAGACTTTTCAACCGGCATCATCACTTGGCACAGTGCAGGACCGTCCCTCCAGAGTCTCAAGTAAGAGAAGACTTTCATGCTCACCACATACCCAGTCTTTCTCTCAGAGCAGCCAAGGTTCAACCTCATGCCAGGTTTTACCACAGCAAACCAACCAAAGGGATCTTTTCAAACCTGCAACAAACCAACCGCATGACAATTTCATGCCTCAGTGCAGTGACCATGACGGTCAGAAGGAGCTTTCGCAGCGGCAGCACCCTTGCAATCATTTCAAACTCAAGGACAGCAGCCAAGCAACCTGCCCCAATTTGTTCAACATTCCTCTAAACTCAGTTGAGTGTGCTGAGTCGAATCAGATACTTCACCAGCGGCCTCAGCCTGCCGTCACTGCAGACCTCAAGTGGAGAGAGATCTTTGGTAAAGAACCACTGTTGGTTCAACAGCGTCAAAATCGAGACTCACGTGGCTCCATGACTGGTGATCAGGCCTGTAAATCACCTGGGGATCCCTCGATCATCCTCAAGTGTCGTCACCTCCCTTACAACCTCCTGACCAGTACTGCACGCATGAAGAGGTCATCCACTCCAGACAAAAGTGTCCAGTCCTTCTCCATCAGCCAGTACAGTTCACTTGAGAACCAGGATTTAGTCGAGGAGAGAGCTAAACAGGGACAAAGTCAGGTACATGTACTTCTCTTAATcgtgtattttctttttgggCAGTCCTGTTTCTCTCATTTACTCTGTTTAAGGTTTTTACCCAGGTACATTGTATGATCGATGACATTCCCTGTGCTGTCTCTTACTTTCAGACATCCTCTGAACTCCTCGGTGGGTCCAAAGTCTCCCTCTCTAAACATTCTCCCCCGCCAGCGGACAACTTAGAAACCAGTGGCTCAGTTAACGGGGATGCAGTGCGACCGCTGAGCAGCTACGGCGCTCTGAGATCCAGTCTCGCAGATCTTCCCTCGGGCCAACAGCCTCTTCAGCTTCTTAACAGTGCCATCCTCGAGGACGCCTTCTCCAAAGTCCTCAGAGAAGACTCCAGTAAGGCCAACAGCGACAACCTGAGCAGGGAGGAGGGCAGCGCACCACAGAAGAGGACCAAGGACCTGAGCTACCGGCTGGGCCAAAGGAGAACTCTCTTTGGGAAGCGTAAACAACTGAGTGACTACGCGTTGGTCTTTGGGATGTTAGGCATTATCGTCATGGTGATCGAGACAGAGCTTTCCAGGGGATTTTACAGCAAGGTTCGTCCTCTTCAGACTTAcgacctctgccaaggaggttatacttacacccctgtccgtttgtaagcaagattacgcaaaaacaacttGATGGATTTACACAAAACCTGGTAGCAGGATGTAATATTGGTCATGAAAGGATCTTTTAAATTTGGGGGCAGATtcaagatttctttttttagatcactttctttaacatttcgagatagagcttttttttttcactgatttcccagcaaATAACAGAcctatttaggggactgatatctatgagtgtgtggaattttgtgcagcttgattacatttaaggggactgttgggccctggtggaggtatgtgctctactgagtgctattctagtttatGAAGTGTCATTACTTTAATAAATACGATTACAATACAATTCATAGTACTTTCTGACACCATTGAGCAATGTAGCCAAGAAAAGGGAATGCTCATGAAATTGATGTCAACAACAATTTCATGTCATCAAGTGTGTCATTAGAATTAATGGGTTTTAGAAGAAAGAAATTCCCTCCTTTACCACTGTTA
Proteins encoded in this region:
- the ccdc124 gene encoding coiled-coil domain-containing protein 124; translation: MPKKFQGENSKAVTARARKAEAKAVEDARKKKEEEDSLWQETDKHVLKKGQRKDDKEKKRMELLERKKENQRLLDEEFATIKGKSNEVAGVGKVTRAQIEETLQNEQQQQEELQPKEKSHLETPLEENVNIIIPEKGAVEARSIEDAIAVLSTGPEDLDRHPERRMKAAFLAYEEENMPLLKKENPNMRLSQLKQQLKKEWMKSPENPLNQRFSSYNSK
- the LOC118121164 gene encoding small conductance calcium-activated potassium channel protein 1 → MRLILVKPTNATRRLDSTGEVFPNGDHEHCTSGGLPPPTRTPEHDQYSGTPVEASSSPQETSLCCVAPSPHEKSNGINQVSNQMSPLKTRNLTLSQLSDQEWLLLCGQVSSVGDDSPSAERGGTSGGHPNHNDRCGCSCPDAHQHPQTFQPASSLGTVQDRPSRVSSKRRLSCSPHTQSFSQSSQGSTSCQVLPQQTNQRDLFKPATNQPHDNFMPQCSDHDGQKELSQRQHPCNHFKLKDSSQATCPNLFNIPLNSVECAESNQILHQRPQPAVTADLKWREIFGKEPLLVQQRQNRDSRGSMTGDQACKSPGDPSIILKCRHLPYNLLTSTARMKRSSTPDKSVQSFSISQYSSLENQDLVEERAKQGQSQTSSELLGGSKVSLSKHSPPPADNLETSGSVNGDAVRPLSSYGALRSSLADLPSGQQPLQLLNSAILEDAFSKVLREDSSKANSDNLSREEGSAPQKRTKDLSYRLGQRRTLFGKRKQLSDYALVFGMLGIIVMVIETELSRGFYSKESIYSYVMKGLISLSTAILLGLIVMYHAREIQLFMVDNGADDWRIAITFERVLIVMLELLVCAIHPIPGRYMFTWTARLAVSYTASVADADVDILLSVPMFLRLYLIGRVMLLHSKLFTDATSRSIGALNKISFDTRFVMKTLMTICPGTVLLVFSVTCWIIAAWTVRLCERYHDAQEVTSTFLGAMWLISITFLSIGYGDMVPHTYCGKGVCLLTGIMGAGCTALVVAVVARKSELTRAEKHVHNFMMDTQLYKKIKNTAANVLRETWLIYKNTKLVKKIDHARVRHHQRKFLQAIHQLRRVKMEQRKLTDQANTVADLAKTQNMMYDLVSELQHRSEELDGRIVALEAKLDSILLSVQSLPIVLSQAITKLQRDFLDNLACRVHFLSSSLSSECCPVPARQLCPGSTPPETPYSQ